The Cicer arietinum cultivar CDC Frontier isolate Library 1 chromosome 1, Cicar.CDCFrontier_v2.0, whole genome shotgun sequence genome contains the following window.
gattgttatattaacttcGAGTAAAAATAGTTGCTTACTTTACTTGCTATTTGAAGAatctttgtttcaatttttgttaaatgataaagagtgattaaaaaaaagggtaaattattaatttaattgtgataaatttctTGTTGTTGGATTGCTATGAGAATATTTTACATCATGATATCCATTATTCAATTActtatatgcatgtatatgtgattagGTGAAGGTGAAAGTGTTTGTGTTTCAGGTGTTCTAAGTGTTGCGAATTTGTGAATAGTTTTAGAGTAATTGAGGgtgtttaaaagtaaaataattttatatttatttattttaattggtgattcatattgatgcaagtgtccttacttttgttgttataactagttgtaaattacaaataaattactaggAAGGTGTAGTTAAATgggtttttaacttgaagtaaggagtaggagttgtggtgtcgccttcgcactcctgaatcatgttaaatatacttttaattacccTTGTTTGAATTTGGATGACTATAGTTATGgttaccttaagtagttgactacatgagtaggagggactagctaccccgatgactatttgttaataaaagagataatggtaactcattattttgttagaagtaccttttaattttatttttttaatagttaaaaaacatgtccattgcttatatcaattgaatgaatttaattattaaatatatgttattgggaaatagtatctctatcattagtttctttttttcctttctccttgattatatacaaattatgtttttatagagtaattgattgtaaatctattataatattattaagttgttagatgttttaatattttaaaaattgctcTCTTTGTCGTatctaagttaaatttgttgaatgtttggtgataggatttagactttattttaaggagtaaaactagtaatatttagtttttagttaaaattgacACCGTACTTCgaatgtgtttcatttaaccaaactaaatgaactacattattattgacaaaatctatatgttatgttttatgTGTAAATTGCAGTGAGTAACTCTatcgtattttatttcataattgaatgataaatttgttagacattttatttgataattgaatgataaatgttatgtgtttaattgatttattttgtcatgttagtctatcatgcaatgttagttgattttttacatattgtgcttaattggagattgaatgtcttaaatttggttatagactaagtttgaatcttgagggtggtaagttggatattagttcactcaccgaaaatttcaaggacgaaattctttaacaaggggagaattgtaacaccccaaattttatagtaaactattttattaattaaatagaattttaaataattaatttgatgattaatattattttagaatatatgttgataaactttgtggctaattttcgttatatggatgttttctatgatgtgctagtttgatacatgttatattaagtgagcgatataaataataaatattttattttattagtttatatatttttctaaaaataatagtattttagtgtaatattttaaagaataaaattttatgcaattttaagtgtatatgtgagttggtaattaatgtgatatctTCTTGTATGTTTGGTTATTTGTAAAGTGTgcacatttttatattttaataatatctaagtatctcttattttaattatttactttgtaaataattatctttagatattagtaatgttttgtttgagtttctttatttttaaatacttgttatggtattgtgattttatatatatttagtatgatttagtaattaatataaaatattaatgttatatttatttattttataattttgactattttctaatatgatggtacataattcgttattttgcaccgttcttcttcaccttTAAGCCCAATTTGAGTGAAATCAACGCCAAAACCATCGTGTGTATAATGACTATGTTTtgtttgagtttctttatttttaaatacttgttatggtattgtgattttatatatatttagtatgatttagtaattaatataaaatattaatgttatatttatttattttataattttgactattttctaatatgatggtacataattcgttattttgcaccgttcttcttcaccttTAAGCCCAATTTGAGTGAAATCAACGCCAAAACCATCGTGTGTATAAtgactatattatccactgattgttTTCTAATTTATGGTAAGATTGTTTGACCGAATTTCagaattaattttaaagtgccttctcataatttatttttaacgtttacccataaattgtagatcgattgaaggacaaagagtcaatgaacaaagattgtttgctcgtggaattatattcgtgtgtgaaagcctcaaaataaggtaaggggtgagagaacgtttgaattcatgagtataatatatagtgagatgaacggaaaaaccgtatttcccaacgattcatatGAGGCTCGCTATGTACAGTAGTAGCCCTTTGAAAGATAagttaattaatatgcaaatatggaaaatgtgagattaaaatctagaatagaaatattttaaagtgccttctttaaattaattgatgtaaggtgttgattgattaaaatctttaaatgttggtttttgatattattgtgatattgggtgtcaaattaatattatgtatatgtttgattagatgagtttatgtgacatgataataaaaaattgatgtgttgtgataattttatgtgatgatgatgatgcatGATTAATGATTATTGATTGTGATATTATAAacttgtgataagtttatgtgatgatgtatgattaatgatagtgatgctataaatttgtgatgagtttatgtgatgaggaTGATATGTGATTAATGTtagtaatattataaatttatgatgagaatattgaagtaaccccacaaatgatgaaataatgatgatttcaatttttgtttgagATGATGGTCTTAATGGTGTATCATAGACCAACgatgggagaaaataaatattgaaaatttgtgaagtggagattattttgtcatcatataggtaaggCCTGATTGTGGCGGTGTTCTATTGAGCCTTAAGGTAAGATTGTTAGACATTgaaggtattcgggtggggaattcctaagtgacttggaggtagcgctccaaatgtcgggagctaccatgcaacacacgtttacctcgattgtcgcgtatatgtgtctcaggttgaattgaggggatctatgagaacaatgtcaatttgaattgttcgttcaccgggatggtggcatagtatcaagcctcctaaccaagtacttcagagttagaatggtaccacattgtgaagtagagtctaagctaatgcatatcattgcattttcttgtgattgttttgttgtgattaatgtaAATTGCATGTGATTATAAattctcttagacgatttgatgttatagtggaaggtattgattttccttgagtgactTTGACTTTTAACGTCATATTTTTCTTGAGCAGTGTTTGTGAAATGATATAGTTCTATTatgatttttgtgtgtgttcttcttacttgtattataatatcaacatgatttcaaaactcacctccttcattgtttgtgtttgactggcttggccttgcatttgcaaaatcgcagttgttaaATGTTAATAAGTGTTGAAGTTTAAGTTTGAGAGGaatcccgctctgataggtgataccgggaataatggtttgaatttgtattttacttatttaatttgaaatgaatatttgtaagaattaaatcaagtaactatacttaaatcaagtgtattgagattgcactattttaatggagaaaataaatttaaagtgttcgttttgatttttgagaaacatgatatcctaaattaaaaataaaatgttttaattttcttggaaacatatttttatttattcgctgcaaattttatagaaaaatgatataaattattatatatattattttggagtttaggatgtcacattagtggtatcagagaaggtctgtccaatcagaccGAGTTGGTCGAATGTCGATTCAGTGTTAGTCGAATGTCAgtcgtgtcaattgtgttttcttgtgtaatAATTATTGTCACTATCATGTTGTTCccgttatattattgtgttaagtGTTATATGTTTTTGTATAATTCTGTTTATTATTTGCTTACTCTGATTGCgttgtgaattttattttcCTATCTAAGTGACTAAATAGACCatgaaattatttgttaaaattggAATTAGTTGAAATTGTTGATATGATTAAGTTGATTACCTTTTGATTGGACTTGTGacttgctatttttttttaccgtGGATAGGtagaaataaactttttttattgactaactatttgaaattattaatttaataaatactaattattgattaataaaactTGTCTTTTTGAATCGTATCatgattattaaaattttgatcatGCTAATGTAATCAATTCAGAACGTTAGTAgtagttttgaaacattaggaaaatcatattattaataataataatttttaaatataagaggTTGCTAAaacttataataatttttttttgatattttgaaGAAGTTAGTGTtaacttattttgtaaaatgaaaataacttttgtttgaattattcATGATTAtcttaaagaaattaaattgagttgaatttttattgatttataaaataacaataattctataatactgattttatttaatatttaaaatagatgaaaatTTACACTATATTTTACTACGTGTTGATTTTAAGATAGTAAAAaagatttgttgttatgttggtttagaggGGCTGATGTGAATATTGAATTGTGAGCGTATTGGAACATTTATTAGAAACGATTAATTTAGATActatgaactcattagagtttaatttgatattagagttttagattttaagaactcagtagtgatttataattgcacaaaaaaaaatgatcccatgataaaatgtctactaattgagaaagagaaggaaaaaaaaaaaaaagattaaaaaaattgattttaaagcgtggattataattttaaatcacttgaaagtgttgatgattgtatctaaatgattaattttttatattgcttttgaaTCAATTTAGAACGTTcgtcatgattttgaaatagtataaaatttatattattagcaatagtaattcttgaatattcaaggttcattgaaattttatagttagacttttagaagaaaaaaatatgaagggattaaatttgatttattttatgaaaagaaatattttatgtttgaatcattgttgacttattttagagaattaaattgtgttggagttgtgttggttcttaaaataatatatatatatatatatttatgatgatttttttttaaatttagattagtcacaAAAgcgaaaaataattaatgccAAATTTTACTATGTGccggttttaaaaaaaaaaatatagaagatttcttgtaaaaatagttttttttcataaatcaagaaaaaaaaatataactattttaaaagtctTGGCGagttagaaatttttttatctaattttatatacatgatatgatttgatttcaaaatataggttgaaaaaaaaatgattttaatagtGATTAAATATCTTCAGAGGTATTTTGGTGGTTAAGGtattggtgaaattttagtaatcttattgatttaaaaaaaaaaagaatcgtaagatttattaagaagtaatctaaagaaaagtttgaaattttaaagaaaaattattttatggtattaaaagattagtgatccttttaaaataatttaagtgtttaaaatcaaactttagagtattgattaaccactaaaatgatttatgtactacgggatttattttagttttatgattgttatattaatttcggataaaaatagttgcttactttacctgctaattgaaaaatctttgtttcaatgttttttaaatgataaagattgattaaaaaaatgtgagttattaatttaattgtgataaatttctTGTTGTTAGATTGCTATGAGAATATTCTATATCATGATGCCAATTATTGAATTActtatatgcatgtatatgtgATGAGGTGAATGTGAAAGTGTTTGTGTTTCAGGCGTTCTAAGTGTTGGGAATTTGTGAATAGTTTTTAGAGCAATTGAGAGtgtttaaaagtgaaataattctatatttctttattttaattggtgATTCATATTGAAGCAAGTGTCCTTTCTTTTTGTTGTgataactagttgtaaattacaaataaattgttgggaatgtgtaattaagtgggTTTTtcacttgaagtaaggagtaggagttgtggtaCCGCATTCGCACTCTCTAACCACGTTAAAGATACTCTTAATTATCCATATTGTAATTTGGATGACACAGTTATGGTTACcctaagtagttgactacacgagtaagagggactagctaccccgatgactcatcgtcgaTAAGAGATGCGATAATAACCtaatgttattattgttagaaatacttgttaattttatttttaaaatagttaagagatcatgttcatctcttatataattttgaGTGATTATGAGTCTTATGTGACATCAATGTTGAATGTTGATAATTGTTTATGTAGTGTGAATATTAGGTTGGAGGTGTATACttaaatcaaatattcaattaagtGTGCTTGATCTCCTAAGTAATttgcttaaataaataaataaactacaaCATTTTTGCCCTACTACAACGCGTAAAATCCATTGCTTAACATAAAAAAACCGTTGTTGTAATCTACAAGAACGGTTTTCTGTCCGTGGGGAACCAAGGTGTTGCCTTTTCCTTACACAAcggttttttatttaaacaacaacgctttttaaaaaccGTACTTGTAGCTACCTCTAACAGAACGGTTTTTCAAATTGACAACGACAACGGTTTTATGATGTTGCCAAATGAAAACCGTTCTTGTAGGTTCATTTTTCAATTAAGTTACGGCAATGCTTTAAAACCGttgcaaaaaataattttttttttaaataatatcttaaattattgtattttagaaaaataattttagtaaaacattattattgaaattctataataaatttaaaaatataacaattgttAATACTAAATTATTGTAATGTACTGTAATAAATTCATAATGTAACAATTGCAATAGTATAAATTCATAAAGTTCATTGTCATATAGATGAAGCGTTGTAACTCTTGATTATTCATATGATGTATTTGCAGTGATTCAATTTCTCTAATTTATATTCTAGAGATAAGGAGacaatcaaaataacaaaaataaaattccttATCTATAAAAACAAATACACAAAGAAAACTTAAGTATCAACATCTATTTCTtcatcttgtgcttccaaatATTGAAATTCATCATTGGTATCACCATCATTcatctacaaaataaaaatagtatattcAATAAGTAAAATCGTGAGTAAATGAAAAAGTGTTAAAAGTCTATAATAGTAATATAGTTCTAacaatactatatatataatagtaatataGTTCTAacaatactatatatataattctaacaataatatttcTAACCGTAATATAGTTCAGtcttatttcattattattaggAGCATGTCTTGATGTAGAAGAACGTAGAGTACTGTTAGCATCAGCTGGAGTTCATAAAAAAGCTGCTAAAGCATCTATATTCAATCCTACAGTGTTTGAGTTCAACATTGTCTTAAGAATAAGCTGAAATTTTCCTTCCATCGCTTCCATTTCCTTACGTTGTTTCTCCTTTATCTCTTGTATCTTATCATTAAACTGTTTTATCTCCTCAGCGTGTTCTCTTTTAAGTTTTACAATTTCTTCATTTCTTCTCAAGAGAGTTGGCGTTGAATTTCTTCCGTGACAACGAAATCTCCCAGGTTTTTCTTTGCCACACACAGTCTGAAAGGCTTCTAAAGATGACTGTCCATCTTTTTCAATCAAGTCTTGAAGCTTTATCTagcataaataataatattaaatcaataattGTATACATAActaatagtaaataaataacatattatgtTAAACTTACAATTGCAAGATTGGTTTCTTGATCCAACTCCTTTCCTTTCTTACTTTGTCGAGTAGCAATAAAAATTTCAGCTTGAGTGGGAGGCTCTTTATCTTCATTACTTTGACACTAaaccaagaagaagaaaaaaatgagagttttatttaagtaacataattaaatattcatttacAATGTTTGAAAAAAGAATACCATTTTTCCCTTATAACTGCAAAGCCTTTATCCCCTATTTGGTGTCTGTATTTCAGCTGAGCTATATTTTGAGCATTTTGATGACTGATTTCCTACAttcattcacaattttttttataaaattacaaatgtGTGACAACAACTATATATAACAAGTAATTATATCTTACTTGACTGTGGTCTTCTTTCCAATATTCCAATAAGTTTTTAAAGTCTTCTTCTGGTACCTCATGAGGATGATTTTTTAACCGCTCGCGCGTGGTTTTGTACTTACTAAAATGCTCCTTTTTAAGAAAGCATTTGTATCTTCTCCAAGCATCATTTAAAATAGCGAATATAGCTTTCCTTCCTTTCTCTAGAATGATGTATTTTTGctgcaaaaataaaagaaacatattataatctatatttataaaagtatgCTAACCCATACACTCAAAGTAAAAAGTAAGTACATTTAGATAATCCCACACAGGATCTACATTTAGATCCTTCCAAGTCCTAATGAAAGCCTTCTAGTTATTGAAAGTGAGAGGACACAAATCTGAATATCAAGCCGAAAACCATTCCCTTTGTTCCTTTTCCTGCAatcaaacaaaagaaataaCATCGAGAATTATTATTCAAAGTCCAAAATGAGTAACAAACAGTCCTAAAAACAGCAGTCCAAATAGTAACAATAGTCCTAAAAGTAACAAGCAATCCAAATAAGAAGCAGTCCAAATAAGTAACTAAGAAACAACAATCCTAAAAGTTTTGGActgcttcttctgtttgattgcaGGAAAATATAGCAGTCCAAATATAGCAGCAGTCCTAAATGCATCAAGTATATAGTAGTCCAAATAACAAGTATATAGCAGCAGTCCTAACAAGTATATAGCAGCAGTCCTAACAAGTAAATATAGCAGCAGTCCTAAATATAGCAGCAGTCCAAAATATAGCAGTCCTATATATGGGAGTCCAAATATAGTAGTCCAAAATATAGCAGCAGTCCAAAATATAGCAACAGTCCAAAATATAGCAGCAATCCAAATAAGAGGTAGTCCTAAATATAGCAGCAGTTCTAAATATAGCAGCAGTCCAAATAACAAGCAGTCCTAAATATAGCAGCAGTCCTAAATAACAAGCATTCATACAAACAACAGTCCAAATCTTAACAAGTAGTTCAAATAAGTAACAAGTAATCCTAAATACAGCAATACTGATTTCTAACATGCAACGAAAAATCATGTTCAGGATTAAACAATAGGATTTCTaactgttttaattttttttctaaccgaagctaattaatcaataaattcttcaaattttgtgGCCAAAGCAATTCAAAATCTCCAAAAGTAACACTCATGTAACACTGTCCAGAAGTATGACAATTAAAAGTAACACTCATAATGCAGCCAATTATCAATGCAAATTCATATGCTGCCAATTCATAGTTTAGAGCAAATTATCAATGCAAATTTATCATACTATCGCAATTCATAGCAGTAGCAAATTTAGCAGAAAAAGACCCATAGCAATAGACTATAAACCCACAAAACTACAACAATTACTCAGCGAGCCAATTTggcaaaaacaaaagaaatacatCTACTCAAAACTAACTTTACACTATATGCACCCTGCTTAGCTATGTCTACCATGACTGGCTCATTGCTAACAACTTAAAATATGCTTTCTTATTTCTCACattctattatttgattttctaaaatttttagCATAAATTCAGCACCCACAAACATTCACGACTTCATTTAACACTATCTAGAaataaattcttcaaaataaaaccaTGGGAGGGTTCAAGTTCTTACCTTGTGAGGCAGGATGCGAGAATTTGGATTCTAAAAATTAGGGTTCTAGTGAATTTGAGAAatctacaaaaataaaacagaattgCAGTGAAATAAGCGAAAAATTAATCAACCATTTCGTAGCAAAAATAAATCTAATAGCAGAGCAAAGATACAAAATACATACCAAAAACACGGTGGGTTGCGTGAGAAGTGGTTTAcgcgagagagagagagagaaaaagatGCAAAAATACTCAGACCTTGAACGATGTTGAGTTGCGCGATAAATGGTTTACGCGAGACATAATCCATTACGCGAGAGAGAATGGGTTACGCGAGGGAGAATGGGTTACACGAGGGAGATGGGTTACGCGACAGAGGTTTACGCGAGATAGAAAAAGAATTTGTGGGTAAGGGTTAAGGTTGCTGAAAGTGAAAAATGAGAGAAGTTAGGTTGCTGAAAGTGAAAAATGAGAGAAGCTAGGTTGCTGAAATTATGAGATAGGATTTCAAGAGAGGGAAAGTGAAAAggcttttgttgttgaaaatctGAGATAGGGTTTCAAGAGAGGAAAAATGAGAATTGCTGAAAATCTGAGATAGGGTTTCAAGAGAGGGAAAATGAGAATTGTTGAAAATCTGAGATAGGGTTTCAAGAGAGGGAAAATGAGAAGGATTTGTTTTAGGAAATATATTTGGcgctataaaaaattaactcaaaaaAAGAGTTTTTTGTTTCATGAAACGTGTAGCTACAAGAacagttttttaaaaaactaaagaacAACGGTGAATAGATGTTGCGTAAAGATATCAATAAACAACGAGAACGGTTTTCTGGTGTTGTtgtagaaattataaaatttcatgtTCTACTGCAACGAAATATAAAAACTGTTGTCTATTTACCTTTACGAGAACGGtttttttaccataaaaaattaTGCGTTGCCGTAGCACCAAAATGTTGTAGTGTGCattgtgttaattttaaatGTCTTATGTGGCatcaataaaacaattttaatccTTGCATTTATGGTAATATACATTGGTTAAGTTTCTCAATAAAATTAGTGATATAGAAAACAAAAGTGTTActactaatataatataattgcaTCCGCTCGAAAACTATTGTTGTCcagtctattttttttttcagcttTGTACTGTTTCCACTTTTTTCCCAAACtttgattgttgataaaaatgacataattgttataatattttaaatgaaatgtGAAAGTGAAAAAAGAAGTTACATTAAAAGTTGGTATCCTATTTATTGTAAGGtatacataattatttttttttaataaataaaatatttaaaataaagggtaaaattagaataaaaatgcTACCCAAAAAGTTAGTATTCATTTTACATATAGTTATAGAACTAAATTCATTTATTAGTTTGACAGaatcataaattataaattataaagtttaaaTTGAGGAtacaaatcaaagaaaaaaatacagtAAAAGGtagtatttattttaagtatagTTTAAGAAGATATACACTTGCCACTATTGGTTGATTTTGTATTTGATGATCAAAcatgtaataaatttattttataaaaattaaagtaaaagtttataaactttaaaaaatatatattgtttggtCAAACAAAAACTAACATTTGTATGGTACGAACGGAATTGgtaataaatactttaaattaaattcacTGGAATGTCTTCTTTAGTCATTTTAAACAGAATGGCAACACACATCCATCCTATCATATTTACCCTTTTAATTATATGCCTTGCTTCAGTCACGGTATCAGGTAACAAACTAGTTCCCTGCCTCAATAATGTTACATTTTCAAGAAATATATGGATTGCAAAAATTAGAGTAGTGATTCATATGcacttttataatttatgtttttggatttattttttatatgaaaatgtgtttataaTGTTCGAAATGCAAAAACATTCTCTAAAATGTAAGATTATATTTCTAATGGATCTTCATTTGTTGTTTCAGAAGATGGAACTGTGAAAATTCCACCTGGCTGCTTTCTTTTTATCAGTGTGGAGATACAGATGTATTTTGTGATCATTTATGTCATATAACATTGGACAGACCTAAAGGCGGTTATTGCAATCGAGACTTAGGCGTATGTAGTTGCCGGTAGTAGAGGTCATAGAGacttttttgttataattgtactttatttatatatttgacaaaataaatcatCAGAAAGAGTCATTaagattttaataaaataattagaaaagTCATATTTTGTAAtagttattatatattttataaaaataaaaataatatcaaaaataatattataatgttaattgataattaatttatcgtggtaaatatatctatttatttatggtCTAACTATCAATAAACTGACATGAAGACTTTGAGAGTGTGAAAATATAggaaaaatagtaaattttaatCGATAAAGTAATATGAATATCAaagttcttttaaaaaataatatgattaacTTTAACATTTGAGTTGTCCATGAAGTGTTGAGGGTTAGTAATAACAACTTCACTCCCTAAACTCGGTTCCAAACTTTTAggttgcatttagggacttatttgtggttgtgtggaaaataaatttgttgggtttgaagtgtagattcggagaaaatgaatttaaggctttTACGGGTGAAATTTTtgagttgggtttttggtgatattgatgagtgtttggtgaaaaatgaatttaactcatttatgtatagTTTTGAGGAAATCAAATTTGAtatgtttgagtggtgggttgtgatgatttgtggttgtcgtgtttgacatgttcatagttaatattataaattttgagatgtgtttgtgtggattttgttgaaaactgaattgatgtgatttggtgtgaattgtggattgaattttagaatatgtctgagtatgctctgtgtggaatttgaaaatcatcagagttaaatgagtattaaaaatggggaatcttttaatatctgcgtttacttaatgattgtcgtgaaaatcgttagagttaaatgagtattaaaaatggggaatttttaatatctgcatttacttaatgattgtcgtggatagagtcagagtatgctcatgcatttcatagtgcatggcgaccggatgggccatggtgatagtggtgaccggatgggccacaagatgattccgtgtgatttgttggttcatcttatccttgcggggattgtcgcgtcgtgtaaggtctgcgatagactacacatttttggtaaatcatgttgacccgtgataggtggcacctcggtaaatagtacttcggcctgtgataggcggtacatttacggtttatgtttttagtaaatcatgctgacgcgtgataggtggcacctcagtaatttagtacttcgacctgtgataggcggtacaattatgatttacggcccttcgaggagggttttggtttggaattccgagtccatgcattttggcatatacgcattgcattagggtgcttggcacgcgagtcgtgtttgattcaagattatgattgagtgtttgaactcaagttgtcatggtgattgtgtgtaagtgtgattga
Protein-coding sequences here:
- the LOC101495173 gene encoding uncharacterized protein; the encoded protein is MVDIAKQGAYSVKTIVTIWTAVFRTVCYSFWTLNNNSRCYFFCLIAGKGTKGMQKYIILEKGRKAIFAILNDAWRRYKCFLKKEHFSKYKTTRERLKNHPHEVPEEDFKNLLEYWKEDHSQEISHQNAQNIAQLKYRHQIGDKGFAVIREKCNEDKEPPTQAEIFIATRQSKKGKELDQETNLAIIKLQDLIEKDGQSSLEAFQTVCGKEKPGRFRCHGRNSTPTLLRRNEEIVKLKREHAEEIKQFNDKIQEIKEKQRKEMEAMEGKFQLILKTMLNSNTVGLNIDALAAFL